One region of Vicia villosa cultivar HV-30 ecotype Madison, WI unplaced genomic scaffold, Vvil1.0 ctg.000399F_1_1, whole genome shotgun sequence genomic DNA includes:
- the LOC131627746 gene encoding uncharacterized protein LOC131627746: protein MSERRLNINAPLMSVRRNSATSPSLAESKKKILEKRHTLASYKSEMALDQVTEPVAVPFNWEHIPGRCKGGNTGSEVLQIPPKNAKIAPIPRLPPGKSVKSGNQKDSVVEKNFSLSNKSKSFSGNLAKLDCDREREAEKRIESRRYHVKEKENDYDDNAYSDAVETLSHLTESFSVNCSVSGVSGLDHDNLDAKSFGTFSIDQQTRDFMMNRFLPAAKAMTLQPSQYSSKKQSVLVEQQPRDVNKLIQNAKKPLVTDIVAYTGIRQEEESEDEDEDEDKDEGEVYENDDSDNVLSKGCGLIPNLQLRNSLSMLNPAAGMKMKNQVALPSPACEVVKPNKRSHIRSFSPIPAVKKAWEAIHRNKSSAATATSPDMQERKTRRSSESNRFAYSGELLPGRLSPFRRSRAAAAGISPCRTKPQSPFRGAKLPEIENNKSGNLKFHSTGLGKFQGVPNQGAKRGSYSGSLAIEKTLYIDNSSTVKLSSSNLSYADNKKRIDTMTADFDKIREKERNSSIETSGDTKHVQPLDLEEKATLDYEVLSSLGGNSTTLSGMLHHIAKEYESKVLTTDQYINHERVSVQPVQRTFDEDSDTNNNKQIVLANSPLPPPLPKSPSESWLWRALPINSLKNSFLHSNQGTKSHAKRNDSNAASSNVKWETIVKTSNLHHDHIRYSQELPSRKSHHSKS, encoded by the exons ATGTCTGAGAGGAGATTGAACATCAATGCTCCTCTGATGTCTGTGAGGCGAAATTCGGCTACATCACCGTCGTTAGCCGAATCAAAGAAGAAGATTTTAGAGAAAAGACACACTCTTGCGAGTTATAAGTCAGAAATGGCATTGGATCAGGTTACTGAACCTGTTGCAGTGCCTTTCAATTGGGAGCATATACCTGGAAGATGCAAAGGTGGTAATACTGGATCTGAAGTACTTCAAATTCCTCCTAAGAACGCTAAAATCGCGCCAATTCCTCGGCTTCCTCCCGGAAAATCTGTCAAATCAGGTAACCAGAAGGATTCTGTTGTTGAAAAGAATTTCAGTCTCTCGAATAAATCGAAGTCTTTTAGCGGAAATTTGGCTAAACTAGACTGTGATAGAGAAAGAGAAGCCGAGAAAAGAATCGAGAGTAGAAGATATCATGTTAAGGAGAAGGAGAATGACTACGATGACAACGCCTATTCGGACGCGGTTGAAACGCTGTCGCATTTAACAGAATCATTCTCTGTGAACTGCAGTGTGAGTGGTGTAAGTGGATTGGATCATGATAATTTGGATGCAAAGAGTTTTGGAACATTTTCTATTGATCAACAAACAAGAGACTTCATGATGAACCGATTCTTGCCAGCCGCGAAGGCTATGACATTACAGCCTTCTCAATACTCGTCGAAAAAACAATCTGTACTAGTTGAACAACAGCCTAGAGATGTTAACAAATTGATTCAGAATGCGAAGAAGCCGTTGGTGACTGATATTGTAGCGTATACTGGTATACGTCAAGAGGAAGAAAGCGAAGATGAAGACGAAGACGAAGACAAAGATGAAGGTGAAGTTTATGAGAATGATGATTCTGATAATGTCTTGAGTAAAGGATGTGGTTTGATACCGAATTTACAGCTTAGGAATTCGTTGTCGATGTTAAATCCTGCGGCTGGCATGAAAATGAAGAATCAAGTTGCCTTGCCTTCTCCTGCTTGTGAGGTTGTGAAACCTAACAAAAGATCGCATATTCGATCTTTTAGTCCAATTCCAGCTGTAAAAAAG GCTTGGGAAGCAATTCACAGAAACAAGTCAAGCGCTGCAACTGCGACATCGCCTGATATGCAAGAAAGAAAGACGAGAAGGAGCAGTGAATCAAACAGGTTTGCTTATTCAGGTGAGTTGCTTCCAGGACGGCTCTCTCCGTTCCGTCGTTCACGAGCAGCTGCAGCAGGCATATCTCCTTGTAGAACAAAACCTCAATCTCCTTTTCGTGGCGCAAAGTTGCCCGAGATTGAAAACAATAAATCTGGTAATTTGAAATTCCACAGCACAGGActaggaaagtttcaaggagttcCAAACCAAGGAGCGAAAAGAGGTTCATATTCGGGAAGTTTGGCAATCGAAAAGACATTGTACATAGATAATTCGAGTACTGTCAAACTATCGTCTTCGAATTTAAGTTATGCAGATAACAAAAAGAGGATTGATACTATGACTGCAGATTTCGACAAaataagagagaaagaaagaaattctagcaTAGAAACTTCTGGAGATACAAAACATGTACAACCTTTGGATTTGGAAGAAAAAGCCACATTGGATTATGAAGTGTTAAGTTCTTTAGGTGGAAACTCTACAACTTTGTCTGGAATGTTACATCATATAGCGAAAGAATATGAATCCAAAGTATTGACAACTGATCAATATATTAACCACGAACGCGTGTCAGTGCAACCTGTGCAACGGACATTTGATGAAGATTCGGATACCAACAACAACAAGCAAATTGTGTTAGCTAATTCTCCTCTTCCACCACCATTACCAAAATCACCTTCTGAGTCTTGGCTTTGGCGCGCGTTGCCTATAAATTCGCTTAAGAATTCTTTCCTGCATTCAAATCAAGGCACAAAATCTCATGCTAAAAGAAATGATTCCAATGCAGCATCAAGCAATGTGAAGTGGGAAACCATAGTGAAAACTTCGAATTTGCATCATGATCATATTCGGTATTCTCAG GAACTACCATCGCGTAAATCTCATCATTCAAAATCATAA